The following coding sequences lie in one Zingiber officinale cultivar Zhangliang chromosome 2B, Zo_v1.1, whole genome shotgun sequence genomic window:
- the LOC122046279 gene encoding hexosyltransferase GAUT11-like isoform X1 produces MRRRAPEYRRPSRRRLSYWICLFLGISIAAGLVLFFFQHHHEDGFEPHVRKKIVADKEIHHETLNLSQELFSVTSFARQLADQMTLAKAYVIIAKEHNNLQLAWEFSLQIRNGQRLLSQAAERGKAISLEEANPIISQLAQLIYNAQDYHYDISTIITTLKSHIHALEERAHLATMQSAEFGQLAAESIPKSLHCFNIKLTEEWFRNSSIRKSSEDGKNLPRHVDNNLYHFCLFSDNVLATSVVVNSTVSNAEHPQQFVFHVVTDEVNYRAMTTWFLRNDFRGCTVEVRSTKELVWLNTSLSPFTEQLIRAGYQTGETTLQDPNSSSLLNHLRFYIPQILPQLEKVVFLDDDVVVQKDLTPLFSVELHENVIGAVETCLEAYHRFYKYLNFSNSIISSKFDPQACGWAFGMNIFDLIAWRKANVTSKYHYWQEQNADHMLWKKGTLAPGLLAFYGLIEPLDRRWHVLGLGYDWEIDDRLIHSAAVVHFNGNMKPWLKLAISKYKHLWEQYIDFSHPSVRDCIMQ; encoded by the exons ATGCGGCGGAGGGCGCCCGAGTATCGGCGCCCATCCAGGAGGCGTCTCTCGTACTGGATCTGCTTGTTCCTTGGAATATCTATCGCAGCAGGTTTAGTTCTCTTCTTCTTTCAACATCATCACGAGGATGGATTTGAACCGCATGTAAGG AAGAAGATTGTAGCAGATAAGGAGATCCATCATGAAACTCTTAATCTCTCCCAAGAACTCTTTAGTGTTACTTCGTTTGCCAGACAACTTGCCGATCAGATGACACTAGCCAAGGCCTATGTGATCATTGCCAAGGAGCATAATAATCTTCAACTTGCTTGGGAGTTTAGCTTGCAGATAAGAAATGGTCAGCGGTTGCTCTCTCAAGCTGCCGAGAGAGGGAAAGCAATAAGCCTAGAAGAAGCTAATCCGATAATTAGTCAGCTAGCACAACTTATATACAATGCTCAAGATTACCATTATGACATCAGCACTATAATAACGACATTAAAGAGCCATATACATGCCCTTGAAGAACGTGCACATTTGGCAACCATGCAGAGTGCAGAGTTTGGTCAATTAGCTGCAGAGTCCATACCCAAAAGTTTACATTGTTTTAACATAAAACTCACAGAAGAGTGGTTTAGAAATTCATCTATTAGAAAATCATCAGAAGATGGCAAGAACCTGCCTCGACATGTTGACAACAATCTCTACCATTTCTGTCTATTCTCTGATAATGTGTTGGCTACTTCTGTCGTCGTGAATTCCACAGTTTCAAATGCTGAACATCCCCAACAGTTTGTATTTCATGTAGTCACAGATGAAGTCAATTACAGGGCCATGACTACTTGGTTTTTGAGGAATGATTTCAGAGGATGTACAGTTGAAGTTCGAAGCACAAAAGAGTTGGTTTGGTTGAATACTTCTCTGTCTCCTTTTACCGAACAGCTAATCCGTGCAGGATATCAGACTGGGGAAACAACATTGCAGGATCCTAATTCTTCTTCTTTGCTGAATCACTTGCGATTCTACATCCCACAGATATTGCCTCAGTTAGAGAAGGTGGTGTTTCTCGACGATGATGTTGTGGTACAAAAGGATCTAACCCCTTTGTTCTCAGTAGAATTACATGAGAATGTTATCGGAGCAGTGGAGACTTGTCTCGAAGCATACCATCGGTTCTACAAGTATCTTAATTTTTCCAATTCCATCATTAGCTCAAAATTCGATCCACAAGCATGTGGGTGGGCTTTTGGCATGAATATATTTGACCTCATAGCATGGAGGAAGGCCAATGTTACTTCAAAATATCACTATTGGCAGGAGCAGAATGCAGATCATATGCTCTGGAAGAAGGGGACTCTAGCTCCTGGTCTTCTGGCATTTTACGGGTTGATCGAACCCCTCGATCGCAGATGGCATGTACTCGGGTTGGGATATGATTGGGAAATCGATGATCGGTTGATTCACAGTGCTGCTGTCGTGCACTTCAACGGGAACATGAAGCCCTGGCTCAAACTAGCTATAAGCAAATATAAGCATTTGTGGGAACAATACATAGACTTTTCGCACCCATCGGTTAGAGATTGTATAATGCAATAA
- the LOC122046279 gene encoding hexosyltransferase GAUT11-like isoform X2 has protein sequence MDNKNIILWILIQYNKVTMANQKKIVADKEIHHETLNLSQELFSVTSFARQLADQMTLAKAYVIIAKEHNNLQLAWEFSLQIRNGQRLLSQAAERGKAISLEEANPIISQLAQLIYNAQDYHYDISTIITTLKSHIHALEERAHLATMQSAEFGQLAAESIPKSLHCFNIKLTEEWFRNSSIRKSSEDGKNLPRHVDNNLYHFCLFSDNVLATSVVVNSTVSNAEHPQQFVFHVVTDEVNYRAMTTWFLRNDFRGCTVEVRSTKELVWLNTSLSPFTEQLIRAGYQTGETTLQDPNSSSLLNHLRFYIPQILPQLEKVVFLDDDVVVQKDLTPLFSVELHENVIGAVETCLEAYHRFYKYLNFSNSIISSKFDPQACGWAFGMNIFDLIAWRKANVTSKYHYWQEQNADHMLWKKGTLAPGLLAFYGLIEPLDRRWHVLGLGYDWEIDDRLIHSAAVVHFNGNMKPWLKLAISKYKHLWEQYIDFSHPSVRDCIMQ, from the exons ATGGACAACAAAAACATTATTCTATGGATACTTATCCAATACAATAAGGTTACCATGGCAAATCAG AAGAAGATTGTAGCAGATAAGGAGATCCATCATGAAACTCTTAATCTCTCCCAAGAACTCTTTAGTGTTACTTCGTTTGCCAGACAACTTGCCGATCAGATGACACTAGCCAAGGCCTATGTGATCATTGCCAAGGAGCATAATAATCTTCAACTTGCTTGGGAGTTTAGCTTGCAGATAAGAAATGGTCAGCGGTTGCTCTCTCAAGCTGCCGAGAGAGGGAAAGCAATAAGCCTAGAAGAAGCTAATCCGATAATTAGTCAGCTAGCACAACTTATATACAATGCTCAAGATTACCATTATGACATCAGCACTATAATAACGACATTAAAGAGCCATATACATGCCCTTGAAGAACGTGCACATTTGGCAACCATGCAGAGTGCAGAGTTTGGTCAATTAGCTGCAGAGTCCATACCCAAAAGTTTACATTGTTTTAACATAAAACTCACAGAAGAGTGGTTTAGAAATTCATCTATTAGAAAATCATCAGAAGATGGCAAGAACCTGCCTCGACATGTTGACAACAATCTCTACCATTTCTGTCTATTCTCTGATAATGTGTTGGCTACTTCTGTCGTCGTGAATTCCACAGTTTCAAATGCTGAACATCCCCAACAGTTTGTATTTCATGTAGTCACAGATGAAGTCAATTACAGGGCCATGACTACTTGGTTTTTGAGGAATGATTTCAGAGGATGTACAGTTGAAGTTCGAAGCACAAAAGAGTTGGTTTGGTTGAATACTTCTCTGTCTCCTTTTACCGAACAGCTAATCCGTGCAGGATATCAGACTGGGGAAACAACATTGCAGGATCCTAATTCTTCTTCTTTGCTGAATCACTTGCGATTCTACATCCCACAGATATTGCCTCAGTTAGAGAAGGTGGTGTTTCTCGACGATGATGTTGTGGTACAAAAGGATCTAACCCCTTTGTTCTCAGTAGAATTACATGAGAATGTTATCGGAGCAGTGGAGACTTGTCTCGAAGCATACCATCGGTTCTACAAGTATCTTAATTTTTCCAATTCCATCATTAGCTCAAAATTCGATCCACAAGCATGTGGGTGGGCTTTTGGCATGAATATATTTGACCTCATAGCATGGAGGAAGGCCAATGTTACTTCAAAATATCACTATTGGCAGGAGCAGAATGCAGATCATATGCTCTGGAAGAAGGGGACTCTAGCTCCTGGTCTTCTGGCATTTTACGGGTTGATCGAACCCCTCGATCGCAGATGGCATGTACTCGGGTTGGGATATGATTGGGAAATCGATGATCGGTTGATTCACAGTGCTGCTGTCGTGCACTTCAACGGGAACATGAAGCCCTGGCTCAAACTAGCTATAAGCAAATATAAGCATTTGTGGGAACAATACATAGACTTTTCGCACCCATCGGTTAGAGATTGTATAATGCAATAA
- the LOC122046280 gene encoding phospholipase A1-II 7-like — translation MSSELGGIARRWRRLQGEDGWKGLLEPLDADLRRSLVLYGELDQALYDGFIHERKSRFAGAPRYAQRGLLEKSALTQGQAGTYRVTRYLYAMSGLGLPESLIVTSLVPDAWTKASNFMGYVAVATDEGAAALGRRDVVVTWRGTQMPLEWVNNLDFTLVPAPEVLGTSEPRVHRGWLSLYTSADPTSPYNKTSARQQVLEEVRRLVDEYKDEQMSITVTGHSLGAAIATLNSIDIVINGINRPSSSSFSSFSCPVSAFVFASPRAGDLQFKQLFTQQSDLHLLRVHNVPDIVPKYPISPYVDVGVELLINTLFSTYLKQPGNVDAWHDLECYLHGVAGVQNGRNPSFKLAIDRDIALVNKGTNALRNDFLVPGSWWVPKNNSMVKDADGHWKLEDHEEDDDA, via the exons ATGTCGAGTGAGCTGGGGGGCATCGCGAGGAGGTGGAGGCGACTCCAAGGCGAGGACGGGTGGAAGGGGCTGCTGGAGCCGTTGGACGCCGACCTCCGGCGGAGCCTGGTGCTGTACGGTGAGCTCGATCAAGCGCTGTACGACGGGTTCATCCACGAGCGAAAGTCGCGGTTCGCCGGCGCGCCGCGGTACGCGCAGCGGGGCTTGCTGGAGAAGTCCGCGCTGACGCAGGGGCAGGCGGGGACGTACCGCGTGACGCGGTACTTGTACGCGATGTCGGGGCTGGGGCTTCCGGAGTCGCTGATCGTGACGTCGCTGGTGCCGGACGCGTGGACCAAGGCGTCGAACTTCATGGGGTACGTGGCCGTGGCGACCGACGAGGGGGCGGCGGCGCTGGGGCGGAGGGACGTGGTGGTGACCTGGCGAGGGACGCAGATGCCGCTCGAGTGGGTCAACAACTTGGACTTCACGTTGGTGCCGGCGCCGGAGGTTCTGGGGACGAGTGAGCCGCGGGTACATCGCGGCTGGCTCTCCCTTTACACTTCTGCCGATCCGACGTCGCCGTACAACAAGACGAGCGCCCGACAGCAG GTGCTGGAGGAAGTTCGAAGGTTGGTCGACGAATACAAAGACGAGCAGATGAGCATCACCGTCACCGGCCACAGTCTCGGCGCCGCCATCGCCACCCTCAACTCCATCGACATCGTCATAAACGGCATCAACcgcccttcctcctcctccttctcctccttttcctGTCCTGTCTCTGCCTTCGTCTTCGCCAGCCCTCGCGCCGGCGACCTCCAGTTCAAACAGCTCTTCACTCAGCAGTCGGATCTCCACCTCCTCCGCGTCCACAACGTCCCTGACATCGTCCCTAAATACCCGATCTCCCCCTACGTCGACGTCGGCGTCGAGTTGCTCATCAACACCCTGTTTTCCACCTACCTCAAGCAGCCCGGCAACGTCGACGCCTGGCACGACCTCGAGTGCTACCTCCACGGAGTCGCCGGAGTTCAGAACGGGAGAAACCCGAGCTTCAAGCTCGCCATCGACCGTGACATCGCGCTGGTCAACAAGGGCACCAACGCGCTCAGGAATGACTTCCTCGTCCCCGGCTCGTGGTGGGTCCCTAAGAACAACAGCATGGTCAAGGACGCCGACGGCCACTGGAAGCTGGAAGACCACGAAGAAGACGACGACGCTTAA